One genomic region from Actinocatenispora thailandica encodes:
- a CDS encoding class I adenylate-forming enzyme family protein has translation MSYTYDPTAYRAVFERHFTFLSGFRRNVHRFADQLALYDTDRDRSFTYAQLGAEVDRLAAGLAERGVRPADVVVFQLFNGSEFALCYLAAQQLGAVAAPINFRFSAGETAHVLDDSEPVAYLFDAAIAPMATAALDRAGRVPAIVAAAGAPAPAGVTAFDDLLSDGPVPAHPAGAFDETVRLYTSGTTGMPKGVSLPSVAEVLTAHDVIMHFPLDPTDRTLNMTPWFHRGGISPGGPNAIFYAGAAGVTMRRFDPDACLDMVAEHGLTYLIGAPTNLALLADAQEARPRDLSTLRGVVTMGAPLERAACLRYQRVLTPRIFNGYGTTEAFWNTFLRPSDLPAHAGSAGRACTDDDVAVVRVYDDRLAEPTDTVAKDGTETGEIIMRSVKSGYSYVNNDAEQAARFRDGWLYSGDLGTWDAQEFVTIVGRKDDMIISGGENVHPVQVEEVLNEHPLVADSIVVGIPDERWGQLVVAYVQPAGAGLTAAECDRHCREHPMLADFKRPRAYRFVDELPRTATGKKMHYRIRDELADQAAAAVLERP, from the coding sequence GTGTCCTACACCTACGACCCGACCGCCTACCGCGCGGTCTTCGAGCGGCACTTCACGTTCCTTTCCGGGTTCCGGCGCAACGTGCACCGGTTCGCCGACCAGCTCGCCCTGTACGACACCGACCGCGACCGGAGCTTCACCTACGCGCAGCTCGGCGCCGAGGTCGATCGGCTCGCCGCCGGCCTGGCGGAGCGCGGCGTGCGGCCGGCCGATGTGGTGGTCTTCCAGCTGTTCAACGGCAGCGAGTTCGCGCTGTGCTACCTCGCGGCGCAGCAGCTCGGCGCGGTTGCGGCGCCGATCAACTTCCGGTTCTCCGCCGGCGAGACGGCGCACGTGCTCGACGACAGCGAACCCGTCGCGTACCTGTTCGACGCGGCGATCGCGCCGATGGCCACCGCGGCGCTGGACCGGGCCGGCCGGGTGCCGGCGATCGTGGCGGCGGCGGGCGCGCCGGCGCCGGCCGGCGTCACCGCGTTCGACGACCTGCTCTCCGACGGCCCGGTGCCGGCGCACCCGGCCGGCGCGTTCGACGAGACGGTGCGGCTGTACACCTCGGGTACCACCGGGATGCCGAAAGGCGTGTCGCTGCCGAGCGTGGCTGAGGTGCTGACCGCGCACGACGTGATCATGCACTTCCCGCTGGACCCGACCGATCGGACGCTGAACATGACGCCGTGGTTCCACCGCGGTGGCATCTCGCCGGGCGGGCCGAACGCGATCTTCTACGCCGGCGCGGCCGGGGTGACGATGCGCAGGTTCGACCCGGACGCCTGCCTGGACATGGTCGCCGAGCACGGCCTGACGTACCTGATCGGGGCGCCGACCAACCTTGCGCTGCTGGCCGACGCGCAGGAGGCCCGGCCCCGGGACCTGTCCACGCTGCGCGGCGTGGTGACGATGGGCGCGCCGCTGGAGCGGGCCGCGTGCCTGCGCTACCAGCGGGTGCTCACACCGCGCATCTTCAACGGGTACGGCACCACCGAGGCGTTCTGGAACACCTTCCTGCGGCCGTCCGACCTGCCCGCGCACGCCGGCAGCGCCGGCCGGGCCTGCACCGACGACGACGTCGCGGTGGTGCGGGTGTACGACGACCGGCTGGCCGAGCCGACCGACACGGTGGCCAAGGACGGCACCGAGACCGGCGAGATCATCATGCGCTCGGTCAAGTCCGGCTACTCCTACGTCAACAACGACGCCGAGCAGGCCGCCCGGTTCCGGGACGGCTGGCTGTACTCCGGCGACCTGGGCACCTGGGACGCGCAGGAGTTCGTCACGATCGTCGGCCGCAAGGACGACATGATCATCTCCGGCGGCGAGAACGTGCACCCGGTGCAGGTCGAGGAGGTACTCAACGAGCATCCGCTGGTGGCCGACTCGATCGTGGTCGGCATCCCGGACGAGCGCTGGGGCCAGCTCGTCGTGGCGTACGTGCAGCCGGCGGGCGCCGGGCTGACCGCCGCCGAGTGCGACCGGCACTGCCGCGAGCACCCGATGCTCGCCGACTTCAAGCGGCCCCGGGCGTACCGGTTCGTCGACGAGTTGCCGCGCACCGCGACGGGCAAGAAGATGCACTACCGGATCCGCGACGAACTCGCCGACCAGGCCGCCGCCGCGGTACTCGAACGGCCCTGA
- a CDS encoding helix-turn-helix domain-containing protein yields MFETLGLSTAAEQLYLELLERPGARPDALTRSDRDPDAVGAAIGELREAGLLLPGPGCTAVAPDVAVELLAHRQEELLRRARAAVEPLLLRYRQVGSPDPVELVAGSEQVSLRYEQLVRCARKEILGFDKPPYVVPVRDLGMELASLGQRVRYRAVYARPALTVPGRLSDVDTLKSAGEQARILPDLPFKLLIVDRRWAMVPVSEGTEVERAMVVRPCSLLDALVATFDSYWQRAVPFGDAGRAGSTGDDPAPGDLSEADRQVLALLATGLTDERIAAHLGLGLRTVQRRVRGLMDRLGAGNRFQAGLQAARTGLL; encoded by the coding sequence ATGTTCGAGACGTTGGGACTGTCCACCGCGGCCGAGCAGCTCTACCTGGAGCTGTTGGAGCGGCCCGGCGCCCGCCCGGACGCGTTGACCCGGTCCGACCGGGATCCGGACGCCGTCGGCGCCGCCATCGGTGAGCTGCGCGAGGCCGGCCTGCTGCTGCCCGGTCCGGGCTGTACCGCGGTCGCCCCGGACGTGGCTGTGGAGCTGCTCGCGCACCGTCAGGAGGAGCTGCTGCGCCGGGCCCGGGCCGCGGTCGAACCACTGCTGCTGCGGTACCGCCAGGTCGGCAGCCCCGACCCGGTCGAGCTGGTGGCCGGCAGCGAGCAGGTCTCGCTGCGCTACGAGCAGCTGGTTCGCTGCGCCCGCAAGGAGATCCTCGGCTTCGACAAGCCGCCCTACGTGGTGCCGGTCCGCGATCTCGGGATGGAGCTCGCGAGCCTCGGCCAGCGGGTCCGCTACCGCGCCGTGTACGCCCGTCCCGCGCTCACCGTGCCCGGCCGGCTGTCCGATGTGGACACGTTGAAGAGCGCCGGCGAGCAGGCCCGGATCCTGCCCGATCTGCCGTTCAAGCTGCTGATCGTGGACCGGCGGTGGGCGATGGTGCCGGTCAGCGAGGGCACCGAGGTGGAGCGCGCCATGGTGGTCCGGCCCTGTTCGCTGCTCGACGCGCTCGTCGCCACCTTCGACTCGTACTGGCAGCGCGCGGTGCCGTTCGGCGATGCCGGGCGCGCCGGCAGCACCGGCGACGACCCCGCGCCCGGCGACCTGTCGGAGGCAGACCGGCAGGTGTTGGCGCTGCTCGCGACCGGCCTCACCGACGAGCGCATCGCCGCGCACCTCGGCCTCGGACTGCGCACCGTGCAGCGCCGGGTGCGGGGCCTGATGGACCGGCTCGGCGCCGGAAACCGCTTCCAGGCCGGCCTCCAGGCCGCCCGCACCGGCCTGCTCTGA
- a CDS encoding G1 family glutamic endopeptidase yields the protein MPNRILLRLAGVGMAAAMTIAALVTGPAAAVAGPAGYGPATPHLTDNVWGGYVAQGSGFDSISGSWVEPDASCTSTQDLYAPWVGIDGYGSQTVEQTGVETSCQNGYPAYRAWYEMYPAAPVYWNDPVGPGDTITGSVTATGGGGYQITLTDRTAGWTERTTQYLGAQDVSAEAVIESPTGSYPSFAELDFSGITVDGQVFDAYQPTGLDSGGYSPGPLSNGAFSMTPGGWSWPSSAHHHVAGPVRY from the coding sequence ATGCCCAACCGTATTCTGTTACGGCTCGCCGGTGTGGGGATGGCCGCCGCCATGACGATCGCCGCGCTCGTCACCGGCCCCGCCGCGGCGGTCGCCGGGCCCGCCGGCTACGGGCCGGCGACCCCGCACCTGACCGACAACGTGTGGGGCGGCTACGTCGCCCAGGGCAGCGGCTTCGACTCGATCAGCGGCTCCTGGGTGGAACCGGACGCCAGCTGCACCTCCACCCAGGACCTGTACGCCCCGTGGGTCGGCATCGACGGCTACGGCTCGCAGACCGTCGAGCAGACCGGCGTGGAGACCAGCTGCCAGAACGGCTATCCGGCCTACCGCGCCTGGTACGAGATGTACCCGGCGGCGCCGGTCTACTGGAACGACCCGGTCGGCCCCGGCGACACCATCACCGGCAGCGTCACCGCCACCGGCGGCGGCGGGTACCAGATCACCCTGACCGACCGGACCGCCGGCTGGACCGAGCGCACCACCCAGTACCTGGGTGCGCAGGACGTCAGCGCGGAGGCGGTCATCGAGTCGCCGACCGGCAGCTACCCGTCGTTCGCGGAGCTGGACTTCTCCGGTATCACGGTCGACGGCCAGGTGTTCGACGCGTACCAGCCGACCGGGCTGGACTCCGGTGGCTACTCGCCCGGCCCGCTGTCCAACGGGGCGTTCAGCATGACGCCGGGCGGTTGGTCCTGGCCGTCGTCGGCCCATCACCACGTCGCCGGCCCGGTGCGGTACTGA
- a CDS encoding WD40/YVTN/BNR-like repeat-containing protein, translating to MTAQHGSAAGTVALAIGTGKGLFLATSGDRRRWEFTGPHFPMHAVYSALIDTRGDRPRILAGTTSQHWGPGVSASDDLGASWQEPAEAPIAFPDDTGASLEQVWQLAPGPAHQPEVVYAGVQPSALFRSEDGGRSFQLVRGLWDHPHRPEWTPGFGGKAVHTVLPHPRQTDRVVVAMSTGGVYRTTDGGASWQASNHGIRAKFLPNEYPEFGQCVHKVARHPARPDQLFAQNHHGVYRSDDGGSAWNSIADGLPSDFGFAMVSHPHRPGVVYNFPIQADEYRIPPDAACRVYRSEDAGKSWGALTDGLPQHGFYPTVLRDAMGVDDAEVPGVYFGTRSGEVFASPDEGEHWQQIAAHLPDVLCVRAAVVG from the coding sequence ATGACAGCACAGCACGGCTCGGCCGCCGGCACCGTCGCGCTGGCGATCGGCACCGGCAAGGGCCTGTTCCTCGCCACCAGCGGTGATCGCCGCCGCTGGGAGTTCACCGGCCCGCACTTCCCGATGCATGCGGTCTACTCGGCGTTGATCGACACCCGCGGCGACCGGCCCCGGATCCTGGCCGGGACCACGAGCCAGCACTGGGGGCCCGGGGTGTCGGCCAGCGACGACCTCGGTGCGAGCTGGCAGGAGCCGGCCGAGGCGCCGATCGCCTTCCCGGACGACACCGGAGCCAGCCTGGAGCAGGTGTGGCAACTCGCGCCCGGCCCGGCCCACCAGCCCGAGGTGGTCTACGCCGGCGTGCAGCCGTCGGCGCTGTTCCGTTCGGAGGACGGCGGACGCAGCTTCCAGCTGGTCCGCGGCCTGTGGGATCACCCGCACCGGCCCGAATGGACACCGGGGTTCGGCGGCAAGGCGGTGCACACCGTGCTGCCGCACCCGCGCCAGACCGACCGGGTGGTGGTGGCGATGTCGACCGGCGGCGTCTACCGCACCACCGACGGCGGCGCCAGCTGGCAGGCCAGCAACCACGGCATCCGGGCGAAGTTCCTGCCGAACGAGTACCCGGAGTTCGGGCAGTGCGTGCACAAGGTCGCCCGCCACCCGGCCCGGCCCGACCAGCTCTTCGCGCAGAACCACCACGGCGTCTACCGCAGCGACGACGGCGGGTCGGCGTGGAACTCGATCGCCGACGGGCTGCCGTCGGACTTCGGCTTCGCGATGGTGTCGCATCCGCACCGGCCGGGCGTGGTCTACAACTTCCCGATCCAGGCGGACGAGTACCGAATCCCGCCGGACGCGGCCTGCCGGGTGTACCGCAGCGAGGACGCCGGCAAGAGCTGGGGCGCGCTCACCGATGGCCTGCCGCAGCACGGGTTCTACCCGACCGTGCTGCGCGACGCGATGGGGGTCGACGACGCGGAGGTACCCGGTGTCTACTTCGGCACCAGGTCCGGTGAGGTGTTCGCGAGTCCCGACGAGGGCGAGCACTGGCAGCAGATCGCCGCGCACCTGCCGGACGTGCTGTGTGTGCGGGCCGCGGTGGTGGGATGA
- a CDS encoding ubiquitin-like small modifier protein 1: MTDMSVTVLLPGVLRADAGGSGHLSLELPPGATLRVALDQLAARHPRLDRRLRDDQGALRRYVNLYVDGAECRGLAGLDTPVPAGAELHVIPSVAGG; this comes from the coding sequence ATGACCGACATGTCCGTCACCGTGCTGCTGCCCGGCGTGTTGCGCGCCGACGCCGGCGGATCCGGGCACCTGTCGCTCGAACTGCCTCCCGGTGCGACCCTGCGCGTCGCTCTCGACCAGCTCGCCGCGCGCCATCCACGGCTGGACCGGCGTCTCCGGGACGACCAGGGTGCCCTGCGTCGATACGTCAACCTCTACGTCGACGGCGCGGAATGCCGCGGGCTGGCCGGCCTCGACACGCCGGTTCCGGCCGGCGCCGAGCTGCACGTGATCCCGTCGGTCGCCGGCGGCTGA
- a CDS encoding quinone oxidoreductase family protein, with the protein MRAIVLHHTGDPDVLQPTEMPEPEAGPGEVLVRTEAIGTHFAETRLRAGTLAGMTPTLPAVPGFEAAGVVTAVGPDTDPALLGARVTAMAVRGSGSYAEYLTVPATDVARVPDGVSAIDAVAVATPGAVALALVRTARLTGTEQVLVEAAAGAVGGHLVQFAAEYGAGRVIATAGTADKRDHARALGADATVDHRRPGWPTRVGELARADGRRGLDVVFESIGGASAGELLDAMAPGGRMLLYGMLSDEPPAIAAGDLLGRGLTVIGCSGAPGDGAWYDATLAARDEVLDRLADNRIRPLIDSVLPLADAAEAHRRLEAGGNTGKIILVP; encoded by the coding sequence ATGCGCGCGATCGTGCTCCACCACACCGGCGATCCGGACGTCCTGCAGCCCACCGAAATGCCGGAACCGGAGGCCGGCCCGGGTGAGGTGCTGGTGCGTACCGAGGCGATCGGGACCCACTTCGCCGAGACGCGGCTGCGCGCCGGCACCCTGGCCGGGATGACCCCGACCCTCCCCGCGGTACCCGGGTTCGAGGCGGCCGGCGTGGTCACCGCGGTCGGGCCGGACACCGACCCCGCGCTGCTCGGTGCCCGGGTCACCGCGATGGCCGTCCGCGGCAGCGGCAGCTACGCGGAGTACCTCACGGTGCCGGCCACCGATGTGGCCCGGGTGCCGGACGGAGTCTCGGCCATCGACGCGGTCGCCGTCGCCACCCCCGGCGCGGTGGCCCTCGCGCTGGTCCGTACGGCCCGGTTGACCGGCACCGAGCAGGTGCTCGTCGAGGCGGCGGCCGGCGCGGTCGGCGGCCACCTCGTGCAGTTCGCCGCCGAGTACGGGGCGGGGCGTGTCATCGCCACCGCGGGCACCGCCGACAAGCGGGACCACGCCCGGGCCCTGGGCGCCGACGCGACCGTCGACCACCGCCGGCCGGGCTGGCCGACCCGCGTCGGCGAGCTGGCCCGAGCCGACGGCCGGCGGGGCCTCGACGTGGTCTTCGAGTCGATCGGTGGCGCCTCGGCCGGCGAGCTGCTGGACGCGATGGCGCCCGGCGGCCGGATGTTGCTGTACGGGATGCTGTCCGACGAGCCGCCCGCGATCGCCGCCGGCGACCTGCTCGGCCGCGGACTGACGGTGATCGGGTGCAGCGGCGCACCGGGCGACGGCGCCTGGTACGACGCCACCCTGGCGGCCCGCGACGAGGTGCTGGATCGCCTGGCGGACAACCGGATCCGGCCACTGATCGACAGCGTGCTGCCACTCGCCGACGCGGCCGAGGCGCACCGCCGGCTGGAGGCGGGCGGCAACACCGGCAAGATCATCCTGGTGCCCTGA
- a CDS encoding TetR/AcrR family transcriptional regulator, which translates to MAAAHERADAARNRTAILRATEDLLADHGAEHVSVDAVAAAAGVGKGTVFRRFGSRAGLLRALVDERMDDLSRRIRTGPPPLGPGAPAADRLAAFFDAVIDVAGRNSALISAYEYAAAAPQRSAAARRPGAATDEPAAAQAANDAYAWWYQHLTGLIAEARPDLDAELVGHVLLGSLHAPPIRALLAEGAGDRVRDTMRRLVADLLTAPNP; encoded by the coding sequence ATGGCCGCGGCGCACGAGCGAGCGGACGCGGCCCGCAACCGGACGGCCATCCTGCGGGCCACCGAGGATCTGCTCGCCGACCACGGTGCGGAGCACGTCTCGGTCGACGCCGTCGCCGCTGCCGCCGGGGTGGGCAAGGGCACGGTCTTCCGGCGCTTCGGCAGCCGCGCCGGCCTGCTCCGGGCGCTGGTGGACGAGCGGATGGACGACCTGTCCCGACGCATCCGCACCGGACCGCCCCCGCTCGGTCCCGGCGCTCCGGCCGCGGATCGGCTGGCCGCGTTCTTCGACGCGGTGATCGACGTTGCGGGCCGCAACAGCGCGCTGATCTCCGCGTACGAGTACGCCGCCGCGGCCCCGCAGCGATCGGCCGCGGCACGCCGCCCCGGGGCGGCCACCGACGAGCCGGCCGCGGCGCAGGCGGCCAACGACGCCTACGCCTGGTGGTACCAGCACCTCACCGGCCTGATCGCGGAGGCCCGGCCGGACCTCGACGCGGAGCTGGTCGGCCACGTACTGCTCGGCTCGCTGCACGCGCCGCCGATCCGGGCGCTGCTCGCCGAGGGCGCCGGCGATCGCGTCCGGGACACCATGCGCCGCCTGGTCGCCGACCTGCTGACGGCACCAAACCCCTGA
- the ilvD gene encoding dihydroxy-acid dehydratase, with translation MAELRSRTSTAGRNMAGARALWRATGMTDDDFGKPIVAIANSFTQFVPGHVHLKDLGQLVAGSVAEAGGVAKEFNTIAVDDGIAMGHGGMLYSLPSRELIADAVEYMVNAHCADALVCISNCDKITPGMLIAAMRLNIPTVFVSGGPMEAGKTVAIEGIVHDKIDLIDAMIASANDTVTDDQLDSIERSACPTCGSCSGMFTANSMNCLTEAMGLSLPGNGSTLATHRARKALFERAGRTVVDLANRYYGKDDESVLPRSIGSRQAFENAMALDVAMGGSTNTVLHLLAAAREAGLDFGVRDIDAVSRRVPCISKVAPSVAGPGRIFHMEDVHRAGGIPAILGELDRGGLLHRDVHAVHADSLDEWLSRWDIRAAEPAPEAVELYHAAPGGVRTTEAFSTENRWDRLDTDAEGGCIRDVAHAYTADGGLAVLHGNLAVDGCVVKTAGVPEEVWTFRGPAKVFESQEQAVAGILDKSVQPGDVVVIRYEGPKGGPGMQEMLHPTSFLKGRGLGKACALITDGRFSGGTSGLSIGHISPEAAGGGLIALVATGDEIAIDIPNRSIELLVDDAELARRRAAQEARERPYTPVDRQRTVSAALRAYAAMATAASDGAYRDVDQIAPH, from the coding sequence ATGGCTGAACTGAGGTCGCGGACCTCCACCGCGGGACGCAACATGGCCGGCGCCCGGGCACTGTGGCGCGCCACCGGGATGACCGACGACGATTTCGGCAAGCCGATCGTCGCCATCGCGAACAGCTTCACCCAGTTCGTACCGGGCCACGTGCACCTCAAGGACCTCGGCCAGCTCGTCGCCGGTTCGGTCGCCGAGGCCGGCGGGGTGGCGAAGGAGTTCAACACCATCGCCGTCGACGACGGCATCGCGATGGGCCACGGCGGGATGCTCTACTCGCTGCCGTCCCGCGAGCTGATCGCCGACGCCGTCGAGTACATGGTGAACGCGCACTGCGCCGACGCGCTGGTGTGCATCTCCAACTGCGACAAGATCACGCCGGGCATGCTGATCGCCGCGATGCGGCTCAACATCCCGACCGTGTTCGTCTCCGGCGGCCCGATGGAGGCCGGCAAGACGGTCGCCATCGAGGGCATCGTGCACGACAAGATCGACCTGATCGACGCGATGATCGCCTCCGCCAACGACACCGTCACCGACGACCAGCTGGACTCGATCGAGCGGTCCGCCTGCCCCACCTGCGGGTCGTGCTCCGGCATGTTCACCGCCAACTCGATGAACTGCCTGACCGAGGCGATGGGGCTGTCGCTGCCGGGCAACGGTTCGACGCTCGCGACGCACCGCGCCCGCAAGGCGCTGTTCGAGCGCGCCGGCCGCACCGTCGTCGACCTGGCCAACCGGTACTACGGCAAGGACGACGAGTCCGTGCTGCCGCGCTCGATCGGCAGCCGGCAGGCGTTCGAGAACGCGATGGCGCTGGACGTGGCCATGGGCGGCTCCACCAACACGGTGCTGCACCTGCTCGCCGCCGCCCGCGAGGCCGGCCTCGACTTCGGTGTCCGGGACATCGACGCGGTCTCCCGCCGGGTCCCGTGCATCAGCAAGGTCGCGCCGTCGGTCGCCGGGCCCGGCCGGATCTTCCACATGGAGGACGTGCACCGGGCCGGCGGCATCCCCGCCATCCTGGGCGAACTCGACCGCGGCGGGCTGCTGCACCGCGACGTGCACGCGGTGCACGCCGACTCGCTGGACGAGTGGCTGTCCCGCTGGGACATCCGGGCCGCCGAGCCCGCACCGGAAGCGGTCGAGCTGTACCACGCGGCGCCCGGTGGGGTGCGCACCACCGAGGCGTTCTCCACCGAGAACCGGTGGGACCGGCTGGACACCGACGCCGAGGGCGGGTGCATCCGGGACGTGGCGCACGCGTACACCGCCGACGGCGGTCTCGCGGTGCTGCACGGCAACCTCGCCGTGGACGGCTGCGTGGTCAAGACCGCCGGCGTACCGGAGGAGGTCTGGACGTTCCGCGGGCCGGCGAAGGTGTTCGAGTCCCAGGAGCAGGCGGTCGCCGGGATCCTCGACAAGAGCGTGCAGCCCGGCGACGTGGTCGTCATCCGGTACGAGGGGCCGAAGGGCGGCCCGGGCATGCAGGAGATGCTGCACCCGACCTCGTTCCTGAAGGGCCGCGGGCTGGGCAAGGCGTGCGCGCTGATCACCGACGGCCGGTTCTCCGGCGGTACCAGCGGGCTGTCGATCGGTCACATCTCCCCCGAGGCGGCGGGCGGCGGGCTGATCGCGCTGGTCGCGACCGGTGACGAGATCGCCATCGACATCCCGAACCGGTCCATCGAGCTGCTCGTCGACGACGCCGAACTGGCCCGGCGCCGGGCCGCGCAGGAGGCTCGGGAACGGCCGTACACGCCGGTCGACCGGCAGCGGACGGTGTCCGCGGCGCTGCGCGCGTACGCGGCGATGGCCACCGCGGCGAGCGACGGCGCCTACCGCGACGTGGACCAGATCGCACCGCACTGA
- a CDS encoding acetolactate synthase large subunit yields the protein MTKPATGPAERRAARPAPRPGGAGTSTPMTGAQALIAALEALDTEVVFGIPGGTILPAYDPLFDSTKIRHVLVRHEQGAGHAAEGYAQATGKVGVCMATSGPGATNLVTPLADAYMDSVPVVAITGQQSTALIGTDAFQEADICGITLPVIKHNYLVKDPAEIARVVAEAFHLALSGRPGPVLVDIPKDVLQAQTTFSWPPALDLPGYHPTTHPHGKQIGQAARLMRTAQRPVFYVGGGVLKAHATDELRTLAELTGIPVVTTLMARGAFPDSHPQHLGMPGMHGSVGAVYALQRSDLIVALGARFDDRVTGQLDSFAPDATVVHADIDPAEIGKNRHADVPIVGDAKWVLTELLTAMRTEIADNGGAGPELSAWWAQLRDLRERYPLGYEEPSDGTLAPQYVIQRLGELVGPDAIYVAGVGQHQMWASQFISYEKPGTWINSGGAGTMGFAVPAAMGAKAGRPDRTVWAIDGDGCFQMTNQELATCALEGIPIKVAVINNGNLGMVRQWQTLFYDGRYSHTDLGTHKHRVPDFVKLADALGCVGLRAESADDVDATIKQAMDIDDRPVVAEFVVGKDAMVWPMVPPGVGNDDILFARGVRPAFDEDDL from the coding sequence ATGACGAAACCCGCAACTGGCCCGGCGGAGCGCCGAGCCGCCCGCCCGGCCCCGCGTCCCGGCGGTGCCGGTACCAGCACTCCCATGACCGGCGCCCAGGCACTCATCGCCGCGCTCGAGGCGCTCGACACCGAGGTCGTCTTCGGGATCCCGGGCGGCACCATCCTGCCGGCCTACGACCCGCTGTTCGACTCCACCAAGATCCGGCACGTGCTGGTCCGGCACGAGCAGGGCGCCGGCCACGCCGCCGAGGGGTACGCACAGGCCACCGGCAAGGTGGGCGTCTGCATGGCGACCTCCGGACCGGGCGCGACGAACCTGGTCACGCCGCTCGCCGACGCGTACATGGACTCGGTGCCGGTGGTCGCCATCACCGGCCAGCAGAGCACCGCGCTGATCGGTACCGACGCGTTCCAGGAAGCCGACATCTGCGGCATCACGCTGCCCGTCATCAAGCACAACTACCTGGTCAAGGATCCGGCGGAGATCGCCCGGGTGGTCGCCGAGGCGTTCCACCTGGCGCTGTCCGGCCGGCCCGGCCCGGTGCTGGTGGACATCCCGAAGGACGTGCTGCAGGCGCAGACCACGTTCAGCTGGCCGCCGGCGCTGGACCTGCCCGGCTACCACCCCACGACGCACCCGCACGGCAAGCAGATCGGTCAGGCGGCCCGGCTGATGCGCACCGCGCAGCGACCGGTGTTCTACGTCGGCGGCGGGGTGCTGAAGGCGCATGCCACCGACGAGCTGCGGACGCTCGCCGAGCTGACCGGCATCCCGGTGGTCACCACCCTGATGGCACGCGGCGCGTTCCCCGACTCGCACCCGCAGCACCTGGGCATGCCCGGGATGCACGGTTCGGTCGGCGCGGTGTACGCGCTGCAGCGCAGCGATCTGATCGTCGCGCTCGGCGCCCGCTTCGACGACCGGGTCACCGGCCAGCTCGACTCGTTCGCGCCGGACGCGACGGTGGTGCACGCCGACATCGACCCGGCCGAGATCGGCAAGAACCGGCACGCCGACGTGCCGATCGTCGGCGACGCCAAGTGGGTGCTGACCGAACTGCTGACCGCGATGCGCACCGAGATCGCGGACAACGGCGGCGCGGGACCGGAGCTGTCCGCCTGGTGGGCGCAGCTGCGCGACCTGCGCGAGCGGTACCCGCTGGGCTACGAGGAGCCGTCCGACGGCACCCTGGCCCCGCAGTACGTGATCCAGCGGTTGGGTGAGCTGGTCGGCCCGGACGCGATCTACGTCGCCGGGGTGGGCCAGCACCAGATGTGGGCGAGCCAGTTCATCTCGTACGAGAAGCCGGGTACCTGGATCAACTCCGGCGGTGCCGGCACGATGGGGTTCGCGGTGCCCGCCGCGATGGGCGCGAAGGCCGGCCGGCCGGACCGTACCGTCTGGGCCATCGACGGCGACGGCTGCTTCCAGATGACCAACCAGGAGCTCGCCACCTGCGCCCTGGAGGGCATCCCGATCAAGGTGGCCGTGATCAACAACGGCAACCTGGGCATGGTCCGGCAGTGGCAGACGCTGTTCTACGACGGCCGCTATTCGCACACCGACCTCGGTACCCACAAGCACCGGGTGCCCGACTTCGTCAAGCTGGCCGACGCGCTCGGCTGCGTGGGTCTGCGGGCCGAGTCGGCCGACGACGTGGACGCCACGATCAAGCAGGCGATGGACATCGACGACCGGCCGGTGGTCGCCGAGTTCGTGGTCGGCAAGGACGCGATGGTGTGGCCGATGGTGCCGCCCGGCGTCGGCAACGACGACATCCTGTTCGCCCGCGGTGTCCGCCCCGCCTTCGATGAGGACGATCTATGA
- the ilvN gene encoding acetolactate synthase small subunit: MSKHTLSVLVEDKPGVLARVSGLFSRRGFNIDSLAVGETEQPGISRITIVVNVESSPLEQVTKQLNKLVNVLKIVELESDASVQRELLLVKVRADVQSRTHVMEAVQLFRAKVVDASPEALTIEATGTSDKLDALLRMLEPFGIKEMVQSGLVAIGRGARSITSPTLRSTA, translated from the coding sequence ATGAGTAAGCACACGCTTTCGGTACTGGTCGAGGACAAGCCCGGGGTCCTGGCACGGGTGTCGGGGCTGTTCAGCCGGCGCGGGTTCAACATCGACTCGCTCGCGGTCGGCGAGACCGAACAGCCGGGCATCTCGCGGATCACCATCGTGGTCAACGTCGAGTCCTCGCCGCTGGAGCAGGTCACCAAGCAGCTGAACAAGCTCGTCAACGTGCTGAAGATCGTCGAGCTGGAGTCCGACGCCTCGGTACAGCGCGAGCTGCTGCTGGTGAAGGTCCGTGCCGACGTGCAGAGCCGTACCCACGTGATGGAGGCGGTGCAGCTGTTCCGGGCGAAGGTGGTCGACGCGTCCCCGGAGGCGCTGACCATCGAGGCCACCGGCACCTCCGACAAGCTGGATGCGTTGTTGCGGATGCTGGAACCGTTCGGCATCAAGGAGATGGTGCAGTCCGGCCTGGTCGCGATCGGCCGCGGCGCTCGCTCCATCACCAGCCCGACGCTGCGCAGTACCGCCTAG